The Macrobrachium nipponense isolate FS-2020 chromosome 1, ASM1510439v2, whole genome shotgun sequence genome includes a window with the following:
- the LOC135219269 gene encoding cuticle protein 19.8-like encodes MALTVIVLLAVMAVASADSVPSYRAPAPSYHAPAPVGPAQYNFNYAVKDDYSGNDFGHEEGRNGYDTQGSYYVQLPDGRLQKVDYVVKGDSGYLAQVNYQGEAQYPTYQPSQGYQPAPKVGYA; translated from the exons ATGGCTCTAACA GTAATCGTGCTCTTGGCTGTCATGGCCGTTGCCTCAGCTGACTCTGTCCCATCCTATCGTGCTCCAGCTCCATCCTACCATGCTCCTGCTCCCGTA GGACCAGCTCAGTACAACTTCAACTACGCCGTGAAGGACGACTACTCAGGAAACGACTTCGGACACGAGGAAGGTCGCAATGGATACGACACCCAAGGTAGCTATTACGTGCAGCTCCCCGACGGTCGACTCCAGAAGGTGGATTACGTTGTGAAGGGCGACTCCGGTTACTTGGCCCAAGTTAACTACCAGGGCGAGGCTCAGTATCCCACGTATCAGCCTTCTCAGGGATACCAACCTGCGCCAAAAGTAGGATACGCTTAA
- the LOC135220135 gene encoding cuticle protein 19.8-like, whose translation MAVASADSVPSYRAPAPSYHAAAPAGPAQYNFNYAVKDDYSGNDFGHEEGRNGYDTHGSYYVQLPDGRLQKVDYVVKGDSGYLAQVNYQGEAQYPKYQPSQGYQPAPKVGYA comes from the exons ATGGCCGTTGCCTCAGCTGACTCTGTCCCATCCTATCGTGCTCCAGCTCCATCCTACCATGCTGCTGCTCCCGCA GGACCAGCTCAGTACAACTTCAACTATGCCGTGAAGGACGACTACTCAGGAAACGACTTCGGACACGAGGAAGGTCGCAATGGATACGACACCCATGGCAGCTATTACGTGCAGCTCCCCGACGGTCGACTCCAAAAGGTGGATTATGTCGTGAAGGGCGACTCCGGTTACTTGGCTCAAGTTAACTACCAGGGCGAGGCTCAGTATCCCAAGTATCAGCCTTCTCAGGGATACCAACCTGCGCCAAAAGTAGGATATGCTTAG